The Desulfomicrobium escambiense DSM 10707 genome includes a region encoding these proteins:
- a CDS encoding universal stress protein — protein MMKKLLFTVSDDPNMFNGLRFLCRFFENKDRFDLTLLCMASPDSAACSGKGKADADSNWRQARDEAMRLLQWNGFKPDLIRVKNAESVICRIEDIEDELGSETYDALVMGRRGLDRLRDFTQKSLSQKLFESHPDIPLMLCRQPDMNRRNVLLCVDGSQSSESMARFVASMLQGESHLVTLCNIIKDTEDERDKSLAIFRRCEEIMGLEGLGPNRVHHMIYPSDYAPRAILDNAHWGKYAVVAVGGISSRGKDMFYGSVTRYLFTELTDAVLWIHP, from the coding sequence ATGATGAAGAAACTGTTGTTCACGGTGAGTGATGATCCGAACATGTTCAATGGCTTGCGGTTCCTGTGTCGTTTCTTTGAGAACAAGGACCGCTTCGACCTGACCCTTCTGTGCATGGCCTCTCCGGACAGCGCCGCGTGCAGCGGCAAGGGAAAGGCGGATGCGGACTCCAATTGGCGCCAGGCGCGCGATGAGGCCATGAGGTTGCTGCAATGGAACGGCTTCAAACCCGACCTCATCCGGGTCAAGAACGCCGAGAGCGTCATCTGCCGTATCGAGGACATCGAGGACGAACTCGGCAGCGAGACCTACGATGCCTTGGTCATGGGGCGGCGCGGGTTGGACCGTCTGCGGGACTTCACTCAGAAGAGCCTTTCCCAGAAACTCTTCGAAAGCCATCCGGACATCCCCTTGATGCTCTGTCGCCAGCCTGACATGAACCGCAGAAACGTTCTGCTGTGCGTCGACGGTTCGCAGTCATCCGAGAGCATGGCCCGTTTTGTGGCCTCCATGCTGCAAGGGGAATCCCATCTGGTCACGCTGTGCAACATCATCAAGGACACGGAGGACGAGCGTGACAAGAGCCTGGCCATCTTCAGGCGCTGCGAGGAGATCATGGGCCTTGAGGGGCTGGGGCCGAATCGCGTGCATCACATGATCTACCCATCGGATTACGCTCCCAGGGCCATCCTGGATAACGCCCATTGGGGCAAGTACGCCGTCGTCGCGGTGGGTGGCATCTCCAGCCGGGGCAAGGACATGTTCTACGGATCCGTGACGAGATATCTGTTTACGGAACTGACGGATGCCGTGCTCTGGATTCATCCGTAG
- a CDS encoding (Fe-S)-binding protein, with translation MSTSPNCMSHELRTFLDRFDFASCLVCGSCANGCPITGTPGMDGWDTRKVMRLLANGLVGEVVASDFPWLCTGCGRCAGVCPAGIDIPSVMAHMKSLRPREAVPGSLHKGMANNLATGNNLAISREEYLEGMRDLGRELAEECPGFYVPVDSKGADILFFPNSKEVYGDFEDQFWWWKIFYAARENWTVPSEGWEAVDWALFTGNYEANRELARRKVAYMRANAIGTMIMPDCGGGSYGCRKGMSALAAENPDNAVGFVYLYDYLLDLIRTGRIRLDRSVHRGKRFTYHDSCKHGRELAAHYGHGYFDEPREIMAACVEDFVELTPTRDKNFCCGAGGGMWPMPYEQQSAWHARYKYRQIKDSGADVVVVGCSNCRDQIMRRIPKFYPDCDYEVKYLWQLVAEALVIEPWDEARVAAARVEEREQWERLGVVE, from the coding sequence GTGAGCACCTCGCCAAACTGCATGAGTCATGAACTGCGGACCTTTCTGGACCGCTTCGATTTCGCCTCCTGTCTGGTCTGCGGCTCCTGCGCCAATGGCTGCCCGATCACAGGAACGCCCGGCATGGATGGATGGGACACACGCAAGGTCATGCGCCTGCTGGCCAACGGCCTGGTCGGCGAGGTCGTGGCCTCGGACTTCCCCTGGCTGTGCACGGGCTGCGGCCGCTGCGCCGGTGTCTGCCCGGCCGGCATCGATATCCCCTCGGTCATGGCGCACATGAAGAGCCTGCGACCCCGCGAGGCCGTACCCGGATCCCTGCACAAGGGCATGGCCAACAATCTGGCCACGGGCAACAACCTGGCCATCAGCCGGGAGGAATACCTCGAAGGCATGCGCGACCTCGGCCGCGAACTGGCCGAAGAGTGCCCCGGCTTCTACGTGCCCGTGGACAGCAAGGGCGCGGACATCCTCTTTTTTCCCAACTCCAAGGAAGTGTACGGCGACTTCGAGGACCAGTTCTGGTGGTGGAAGATCTTCTACGCCGCCCGCGAGAACTGGACCGTCCCGTCCGAAGGCTGGGAGGCCGTGGACTGGGCGCTCTTCACCGGCAACTACGAAGCCAACCGCGAACTGGCCAGGCGCAAAGTCGCCTACATGCGCGCCAACGCCATCGGGACCATGATCATGCCCGACTGCGGCGGCGGGTCCTACGGCTGCCGCAAGGGCATGAGCGCCCTCGCGGCCGAGAACCCAGACAACGCCGTGGGCTTCGTCTATCTCTATGACTATCTCCTGGACCTCATCCGCACGGGCCGCATCCGCCTCGACAGGTCCGTGCACCGCGGCAAGCGCTTCACCTACCACGACTCCTGCAAGCACGGCCGCGAACTGGCCGCCCATTACGGCCACGGCTACTTTGACGAGCCGCGCGAGATCATGGCCGCCTGCGTCGAGGATTTCGTCGAACTGACCCCGACCCGCGACAAGAACTTCTGCTGCGGCGCCGGCGGCGGCATGTGGCCCATGCCCTACGAGCAGCAGTCCGCCTGGCACGCGCGCTACAAGTACCGCCAGATCAAGGATTCCGGCGCCGACGTCGTGGTCGTGGGCTGCTCCAACTGCCGCGACCAGATCATGCGCCGCATCCCCAAGTTCTACCCCGACTGCGACTACGAGGTGAAATACCTCTGGCAGCTCGTGGCCGAGGCCCTGGTCATCGAACCGTGGGACGAGGCGCGCGTCGCCGCCGCACGCGTTGAGGAGAGGGAACAGTGGGAGCGGCTGGGGGTGGTGGAGTAG
- a CDS encoding flavin reductase family protein, with protein MTHHAIGTVNGLYPSLTTIVGSVVDGRPNWMTVAHVGIMNHAMGDVPQYLGISVHPSHLTNVGIREHGQFSINVPSRSMLEVTDYVGIVSGKSTDKSGLFEVFQGVLEFAPMIAECPLTMECRVRQTVMVGEHELFIGELVQTYVCQDCLTDGKVDLRKVDPLLFDFTRILYWSLGAVAGKPWNAGKALKTRQP; from the coding sequence ATGACCCATCATGCCATCGGAACCGTCAACGGCCTTTACCCGTCCCTGACAACCATCGTCGGCAGCGTGGTCGACGGCCGTCCCAACTGGATGACCGTGGCCCACGTCGGCATCATGAACCACGCCATGGGCGACGTGCCGCAGTACCTGGGCATTTCCGTCCACCCCTCGCACCTGACCAACGTCGGCATCCGCGAGCACGGCCAGTTCAGCATCAACGTGCCTTCGCGGTCCATGCTCGAGGTCACTGACTACGTCGGCATCGTCAGCGGCAAGTCCACGGACAAGAGCGGGCTCTTCGAGGTGTTTCAGGGGGTGCTGGAATTCGCGCCCATGATCGCCGAGTGCCCCCTGACCATGGAATGCCGGGTGCGGCAGACGGTCATGGTCGGGGAGCACGAACTCTTTATCGGCGAACTGGTCCAGACTTACGTCTGTCAGGATTGCCTGACGGACGGCAAGGTGGACCTGCGCAAGGTGGATCCTCTGCTCTTCGATTTCACCCGCATCCTGTACTGGTCCCTGGGCGCCGTCGCCGGCAAGCCCTGGAACGCCGGCAAGGCTCTCAAAACCCGTCAACCCTGA
- a CDS encoding HD-GYP domain-containing protein, with amino-acid sequence MPIQTDFRQVVLTLSDALDLVGVDDVGHGKRVGIMAAECAACMGLDEDERTFLFDLGLLHDIGVSSTRVHWHLVTEFDWPEAWRHCRTGHDLLADFAPLAAMAEPILHHHTPWSRLHEEDVPSELALRANLILLTDRVDAMAATFHAEKTVLPHAERIRDQIRSHSGTYFAPELVGHFLDASRTEAFWLRLEPRAADSYLKAELSKSRHQPLGLEDLRKLSVIFSRIVDAKSPFTAEHSQGVSRVALLLGRLSGLDDETCSLLEIAGLLHDLGKLRVADEILDKPDRLEPLERFVINTHSFETYQILHRIPGFDDISAWASYHHEEPDGSGYPFHLRGDELPLPARIMRVADIFQAMVQNRPYRRGLKRDQVRTFMRELAEDNRIDGDIASILDANLDEAMTAALGEA; translated from the coding sequence ATGCCGATCCAAACCGATTTCCGCCAGGTGGTCCTGACCCTCTCCGACGCGCTGGACCTAGTCGGCGTCGATGACGTCGGACACGGCAAACGGGTCGGGATCATGGCCGCCGAGTGCGCGGCGTGCATGGGTCTGGACGAGGACGAACGGACGTTTCTCTTCGACCTCGGTCTGCTCCACGACATCGGCGTGTCGTCGACGCGCGTGCACTGGCACCTGGTCACGGAATTCGACTGGCCCGAGGCCTGGCGGCATTGCCGGACCGGTCACGACCTGCTGGCCGATTTCGCCCCCCTTGCGGCCATGGCCGAACCCATTCTCCACCACCACACACCCTGGAGCCGGCTCCACGAAGAGGACGTCCCTTCGGAGCTGGCCCTGCGCGCCAACCTGATCCTGTTGACGGACCGCGTGGACGCCATGGCGGCGACGTTTCACGCCGAAAAGACCGTCCTGCCCCATGCCGAACGGATTCGGGACCAGATCAGGTCCCACAGCGGGACCTATTTCGCACCCGAACTCGTCGGGCACTTCCTCGACGCCTCGCGCACCGAGGCCTTCTGGCTGCGCCTGGAGCCCCGCGCCGCGGACAGCTACCTCAAGGCCGAGCTCTCCAAATCCCGCCACCAACCCCTGGGCCTCGAGGATCTACGCAAACTCTCGGTCATCTTCTCGCGCATCGTCGACGCCAAAAGCCCCTTCACGGCCGAACATTCGCAGGGGGTGAGCCGGGTGGCCCTGCTCCTCGGGCGACTGTCGGGCCTGGATGACGAAACGTGCTCCCTGCTCGAGATCGCCGGGCTGCTGCACGACCTGGGCAAGCTGCGCGTGGCCGACGAGATCCTGGACAAGCCGGACAGGCTCGAACCTTTGGAGCGCTTCGTGATCAACACGCACAGCTTCGAAACCTACCAGATCCTGCACCGCATCCCGGGCTTCGACGACATCTCCGCCTGGGCCTCCTACCACCACGAGGAGCCCGACGGCAGCGGGTACCCCTTCCATCTTCGCGGCGACGAGCTGCCGCTCCCGGCGCGCATCATGCGCGTGGCGGACATCTTTCAGGCCATGGTCCAGAACCGGCCGTACCGAAGGGGATTGAAGCGGGACCAGGTGCGGACCTTTATGCGCGAACTGGCCGAGGACAACCGCATCGACGGCGACATCGCGTCCATCCTGGACGCCAATCTCGACGAAGCCATGACCGCCGCCCTCGGCGAGGCGTAA
- a CDS encoding nucleotidyl transferase AbiEii/AbiGii toxin family protein: protein MNQTYLDTARMLMQVAPLVFADDTFALKGGTAINLFVRDMPRLSVDLDVVFPDHTQPREQALERIDDAMRQAAARLERRGFQIHAPVKAGGVTKLLVRRDRIEVKVEANFVLRGTVQPVRSATLTPVARDVLLADLDIPVASLEDVYGGKLVAALDRQHPRDLFDVMQLFEHEGITQDIRRAFVVYLSSSNRPIHEVLFPALRDIRHDYTNNFLGMTAAPVSLEALLATRVRLVRELQQRLDDNERQFLLSLVRGKPQWSLLGIPHLENLPGMRWKLHNLAELKKSNAKKFVEQANALETAFSKVS from the coding sequence ATGAACCAAACCTACCTCGATACTGCACGGATGTTGATGCAGGTCGCTCCTTTGGTGTTCGCGGATGACACCTTCGCGTTGAAGGGCGGCACGGCGATCAATCTTTTTGTGCGTGACATGCCGCGTCTGTCTGTGGACCTTGATGTGGTCTTTCCTGATCACACGCAGCCGCGCGAGCAGGCCCTGGAACGGATCGATGACGCCATGCGGCAGGCAGCGGCACGACTTGAACGGCGAGGGTTCCAGATACACGCACCTGTAAAGGCGGGGGGAGTGACCAAGCTTCTGGTGCGCCGCGACCGAATCGAGGTCAAGGTCGAAGCCAATTTTGTGTTGCGTGGCACGGTGCAGCCAGTACGCAGCGCTACGCTTACGCCCGTGGCTCGCGATGTGCTGCTGGCCGATTTGGACATCCCGGTGGCATCGCTGGAGGATGTCTACGGCGGAAAACTGGTGGCCGCCCTGGACCGCCAGCACCCCCGCGATCTATTCGACGTGATGCAGCTTTTTGAGCACGAGGGGATCACGCAGGATATCCGGCGCGCCTTTGTTGTCTATTTGTCTAGCAGTAACCGTCCGATTCACGAAGTGTTGTTCCCTGCACTGCGGGACATCCGACATGACTACACGAACAACTTTCTGGGCATGACCGCTGCGCCTGTGTCGCTCGAAGCATTGCTCGCGACCCGCGTGCGCCTCGTGCGAGAACTGCAACAGAGGCTGGACGACAACGAACGGCAATTTCTTCTGTCGCTGGTCAGAGGCAAACCCCAGTGGTCGTTACTTGGCATTCCCCATCTTGAGAATCTTCCCGGCATGCGCTGGAAACTCCATAACCTTGCGGAACTCAAGAAGTCCAATGCAAAGAAGTTTGTTGAACAGGCCAATGCGTTGGAGACAGCCTTCTCCAAGGTTAGTTGA
- a CDS encoding TetR/AcrR family transcriptional regulator translates to MAHTTREHILDVGGRLVHHKGYTATGLQEILSEAGVPKGSFYFYFKSKEDFGLALIDHYRTVLANQVGPILRDESLAPLERLDRFFLWFRDNFEREGFIKGCPLGNLTQEMGDVNPAFREKLHASLENLIKAVTLVLKQASERGELANGLEPEATARFIISAWQGALLRMKAAAGPEPLDNFQTMVFQVLLA, encoded by the coding sequence ATGGCACACACCACCCGCGAACATATCCTCGACGTCGGAGGCCGCCTAGTTCACCACAAGGGGTACACTGCCACCGGCCTGCAGGAGATCTTGTCCGAGGCGGGAGTGCCCAAGGGATCGTTTTACTTCTATTTCAAGAGCAAGGAAGACTTCGGGCTCGCCCTTATCGACCATTACCGCACCGTGCTCGCGAATCAGGTCGGTCCCATTCTCAGGGATGAGAGTCTGGCGCCGCTGGAGCGTCTGGACCGGTTTTTCCTTTGGTTTCGGGACAATTTTGAGCGCGAAGGGTTCATCAAGGGCTGCCCTCTGGGCAACTTGACCCAGGAGATGGGCGACGTGAACCCCGCGTTCCGCGAAAAACTGCACGCAAGCCTGGAAAACCTGATCAAGGCCGTTACCCTTGTCCTGAAACAGGCGTCGGAGCGCGGTGAGTTGGCGAACGGACTGGAGCCCGAGGCCACGGCCCGCTTCATCATTTCGGCCTGGCAGGGAGCGCTCCTGCGCATGAAGGCTGCGGCCGGCCCTGAGCCCTTGGACAATTTTCAGACGATGGTGTTTCAAGTCCTGCTGGCTTGA
- a CDS encoding type IV toxin-antitoxin system AbiEi family antitoxin domain-containing protein has protein sequence MATIEASKLNRLYTWLQPGAPLTSEDLAALGISADLAVHYVRAGWLTRLTRGVFCRPNDTLALHPCLLLLERRFKGLHVGGKSALDWYGLRQYVRQQPLLHLYGWVAGHLPEWFTERFPAEYHRKRLFDEGPDAMRHVGPFERRSGAPRVSEPERALLEMLSDVGVRQPLQEARELVESSYSMRFEVLHDLIRHCRSVKTVRLCLQLGREGSLPWVAKLDPDALPTGSKRPWVYKSAEGLLVLKP, from the coding sequence ATGGCTACGATTGAAGCAAGTAAACTAAACAGGCTCTACACCTGGCTACAGCCAGGTGCGCCACTGACTTCCGAGGATTTGGCGGCGCTTGGCATTTCTGCCGACTTGGCCGTGCACTACGTTCGCGCCGGCTGGCTCACCCGCCTGACGCGAGGGGTGTTCTGCCGTCCGAACGACACGCTGGCCTTACACCCCTGCCTGCTGCTGCTTGAGCGCAGGTTCAAGGGCCTGCATGTCGGCGGCAAGTCGGCCCTCGACTGGTACGGTCTGCGCCAGTACGTGCGACAGCAGCCTCTGTTGCACCTTTACGGATGGGTGGCCGGGCACCTTCCTGAATGGTTCACCGAGCGTTTTCCAGCCGAGTATCACCGCAAACGCCTGTTCGATGAAGGTCCAGACGCCATGCGGCATGTCGGACCCTTTGAGAGGCGTAGCGGGGCGCCGCGGGTCTCGGAGCCGGAACGCGCTCTGCTGGAAATGCTGAGCGATGTCGGAGTGCGTCAGCCATTGCAGGAAGCTCGTGAACTTGTTGAGAGCTCGTACAGCATGCGCTTCGAAGTCCTTCACGATCTGATCCGGCATTGCAGGAGCGTCAAGACGGTACGTCTGTGCCTTCAACTCGGCCGCGAGGGATCGCTCCCCTGGGTCGCAAAGCTCGATCCGGACGCTTTGCCCACCGGCAGCAAACGGCCGTGGGTGTACAAATCAGCCGAGGGCCTGCTGGTGCTGAAGCCATGA
- a CDS encoding aspartate kinase, whose protein sequence is MKAKLRVEKIGGTSMSRFPEIVDNIILRDPSDVYGRIYVVSAYGGVTNELLEHKKSGEPGIYQLFRNQENYARKMLALRDHLFKLNETFVHAGLDLAAANEFVDDHIDLAINILRSMDNVLASGYVSRKALLLAARELLASLGEMHSAFNSANILQNRGFDATFIDLSGWEDSRQLTIDERIKASFEGIDPFRTICFATGYTKGTEGIMREFDRGYSEVTFSKVAVLLGASEAIIHKEYHLCSGDPVLMGVENIHPVCSTNFDVADQLADVGMEAIHPKASKPLEINNIPIRIKNAFDPGHAGTLITKDFIAPKSMVEIVTGSDKVTCMEVHDTRMVGEVGFDLRILQVLAKHDISYISKATNANTIGMIIGDRDCKPEMIAELQDRFEQITLRKVAIVCAIGSNIGQPGILAKAAGALATDGINILAVSQTARQTNMQFVVERDHFAKAQIALHKALCARQPQTCAG, encoded by the coding sequence ATGAAAGCCAAACTTCGCGTCGAAAAGATCGGCGGAACGTCAATGTCCCGCTTTCCGGAGATCGTCGACAACATCATCCTGCGCGACCCATCCGACGTTTACGGCCGCATTTACGTGGTCTCGGCCTACGGCGGCGTAACCAACGAGCTTCTGGAGCACAAGAAAAGCGGCGAGCCGGGCATCTACCAACTCTTCCGCAACCAGGAGAATTACGCCAGGAAGATGCTGGCCCTGCGCGACCATCTTTTCAAGCTGAACGAGACCTTCGTCCACGCGGGCCTCGACCTGGCCGCGGCCAACGAGTTCGTCGACGACCACATCGACCTGGCCATCAACATCCTGCGCAGCATGGACAACGTCCTGGCCTCGGGCTACGTGTCCCGCAAGGCCCTGCTCCTGGCGGCGCGCGAACTGCTGGCCTCCCTGGGCGAGATGCACAGCGCCTTCAACTCGGCCAACATCCTGCAGAACCGAGGCTTCGACGCCACCTTCATCGACCTGAGCGGCTGGGAAGACAGCCGGCAGCTGACCATCGACGAGCGCATCAAGGCCAGCTTCGAAGGCATCGACCCCTTCAGGACCATCTGCTTCGCCACGGGCTACACCAAGGGCACCGAAGGCATCATGCGCGAATTCGACCGCGGCTACTCCGAGGTCACCTTCTCCAAGGTCGCCGTGCTCTTGGGCGCGTCCGAGGCCATCATCCACAAGGAATACCACCTCTGCTCCGGGGACCCGGTGCTCATGGGCGTGGAGAACATCCACCCGGTCTGCAGCACCAACTTCGACGTGGCCGACCAGCTGGCCGACGTGGGCATGGAAGCCATCCACCCCAAGGCGTCGAAGCCCTTGGAAATCAACAACATTCCCATCCGCATCAAGAACGCCTTCGACCCGGGGCACGCCGGCACCCTCATCACCAAGGACTTCATCGCGCCCAAGTCCATGGTCGAGATCGTGACCGGCTCGGACAAAGTCACCTGCATGGAGGTCCACGACACGCGCATGGTCGGCGAGGTCGGTTTCGACCTGCGCATCCTGCAGGTCCTGGCCAAACACGACATCTCCTACATCAGCAAGGCCACCAACGCCAACACCATCGGCATGATCATCGGCGACCGCGACTGCAAGCCGGAAATGATCGCCGAACTGCAGGACAGGTTCGAGCAGATCACCCTGCGCAAGGTGGCCATCGTCTGCGCCATCGGTTCCAACATCGGCCAGCCCGGCATCCTGGCCAAGGCCGCCGGGGCCCTGGCCACAGACGGCATCAACATCCTGGCCGTGTCCCAGACCGCGCGTCAGACCAACATGCAGTTCGTGGTCGAGCGCGACCACTTCGCCAAGGCCCAGATCGCCCTGCACAAGGCCCTGTGCGCGCGCCAGCCCCAGACGTGCGCGGGCTGA
- a CDS encoding cysteine synthase, with protein sequence MIHPNILSLIGATPVVYLNRVFQHPRIRLATKLEAQNVGGSIKDRVALAMIEAAEASGELTPDKTVIEATSGNTGVGLAMVCAVKGYKLTLLMPDSASEERKRIMRAFGAELRLTPGRLGTDGAIEEAYRLAREEPQTYVLMDQFNNPASIAAHFIGTGQEIIAQTEGRATHVVVSLGTSGTAMGIAKRMKASAPHIKVVAVEPYAGHKIQGLKNMQESYPPGIYDKRALDRIVHVEDEEAYECARRLAREEGILSGMSAGAALAGALRIAGELDAAGEEGLVVFICPDTGERYLSTTLFAPPARHGLGVRSVASECLEILVSPAGGHALFTPGPSLDELGDLEVWRRIVWLDVLTRALAERGQPARMAVGLADMDDRALAAAREAKVPAGEFGARAQAVMLEQARALGVSDSVVFPLSGASRERALGLARKLLAKGQAYEKLRSVYFDVTRDKTYGRTSCVDTAGMNVGHTVDLADYVKENPADFTLLKRATLQDLKLGDVLETEWGKVRPSWFLQLAAAALDSLSSVSVMLVAEAHRFPHLDNFSAIWNAGAGVRPLAWMVAQPVTPREPDLVLPQLPDALGLAESGVALRLWFLSASYLKSLAFSPESLAMWSKNQRRLQDAYAAAALGGKGEGVSPDMEQAIYDLKTAFTTALEDNLDLAHFWPALFVFAKTVNARAARLSAQEAKLVAEQLLACDRVLGFLDHARLPLAPRNWPATAADLVARREEARKARDFAQADALRDELALMNLRLEDHAQGPRLYIQEARP encoded by the coding sequence ATGATCCACCCGAACATCCTCTCCCTCATCGGCGCCACACCCGTGGTCTATCTGAACCGCGTCTTTCAGCACCCCCGCATCCGGCTGGCCACCAAGCTCGAAGCCCAGAACGTCGGCGGGTCCATCAAGGACCGCGTGGCTCTGGCCATGATCGAGGCGGCCGAGGCTTCGGGGGAGCTGACACCGGACAAGACCGTCATCGAGGCCACCAGCGGCAACACCGGCGTGGGGCTGGCCATGGTCTGCGCCGTGAAGGGTTACAAGCTGACGCTGCTCATGCCCGACTCGGCCTCCGAGGAAAGGAAGCGCATCATGCGCGCCTTCGGTGCGGAACTGCGTCTCACCCCCGGTCGACTGGGCACGGACGGTGCCATCGAGGAGGCCTACCGGCTGGCCCGCGAGGAGCCGCAGACGTACGTGCTCATGGACCAGTTCAACAACCCGGCCAGTATCGCCGCCCATTTCATCGGCACGGGTCAGGAGATCATCGCCCAGACTGAGGGACGGGCCACGCACGTGGTCGTCAGCCTCGGCACTTCCGGCACGGCCATGGGCATCGCCAAGCGCATGAAGGCCTCGGCTCCGCACATCAAGGTCGTGGCGGTGGAGCCCTACGCCGGGCACAAGATCCAGGGCCTCAAGAACATGCAGGAGTCCTATCCGCCCGGCATCTATGACAAGCGCGCCCTGGACCGCATCGTCCACGTCGAGGACGAGGAGGCCTACGAGTGCGCCCGCCGGCTGGCCCGTGAGGAGGGGATTCTGTCGGGCATGAGCGCGGGCGCGGCCCTGGCCGGGGCCCTGCGCATCGCGGGCGAGCTGGATGCGGCCGGGGAGGAGGGGCTTGTCGTCTTCATCTGCCCCGACACCGGCGAGCGCTATCTTTCGACCACGCTCTTCGCGCCGCCTGCCAGGCACGGGCTCGGGGTGCGCAGCGTGGCTTCCGAGTGCCTGGAGATCCTGGTCAGCCCGGCGGGGGGGCACGCCCTGTTCACGCCGGGGCCCAGCCTCGACGAACTGGGGGATCTGGAGGTCTGGCGGCGGATCGTGTGGCTCGACGTCCTGACCCGGGCCCTGGCGGAGCGGGGACAGCCCGCGCGCATGGCAGTGGGTTTGGCCGATATGGACGACCGCGCCCTGGCCGCGGCCCGCGAGGCCAAGGTGCCTGCCGGGGAGTTCGGGGCCAGGGCCCAGGCCGTCATGCTTGAGCAGGCCCGCGCCTTGGGCGTCTCGGACAGCGTCGTTTTCCCCCTGTCCGGGGCCAGCCGGGAACGCGCCCTTGGCCTGGCGCGCAAGCTTCTGGCCAAGGGGCAGGCCTACGAGAAACTCCGTTCCGTCTATTTCGACGTGACCCGCGACAAGACCTACGGCCGCACCTCCTGCGTGGACACGGCCGGCATGAACGTCGGCCACACCGTGGACCTGGCCGACTACGTCAAGGAGAACCCGGCCGACTTCACGCTCCTCAAACGCGCTACCCTGCAGGACTTGAAGCTCGGCGACGTCCTCGAAACGGAGTGGGGCAAGGTCCGTCCCAGCTGGTTCCTGCAACTCGCCGCCGCGGCCCTGGACTCCCTCAGCTCCGTTTCCGTCATGCTCGTGGCCGAGGCGCACCGCTTCCCGCATCTCGACAATTTCAGCGCCATTTGGAACGCCGGCGCCGGGGTACGCCCCCTGGCCTGGATGGTGGCCCAGCCCGTGACGCCGCGCGAGCCGGATCTTGTGCTGCCGCAGTTGCCGGATGCCCTCGGCCTGGCTGAAAGCGGCGTGGCCCTGCGTCTGTGGTTCCTTTCGGCCTCGTACCTCAAATCCCTGGCCTTTTCGCCCGAGAGCCTTGCCATGTGGTCCAAGAACCAGCGCCGGCTGCAGGACGCCTACGCGGCCGCCGCCCTGGGCGGGAAGGGCGAGGGCGTCTCGCCGGACATGGAGCAGGCCATCTATGACCTGAAGACAGCCTTCACGACGGCCCTGGAGGACAACCTCGACCTGGCCCACTTCTGGCCGGCCCTCTTCGTCTTTGCCAAGACCGTCAACGCCCGCGCCGCCAGGCTGAGCGCCCAGGAGGCCAAGCTCGTGGCCGAGCAACTCCTGGCCTGCGACCGCGTCCTTGGTTTCCTGGACCACGCGCGCCTGCCCCTGGCGCCCCGGAACTGGCCCGCCACCGCCGCCGACCTGGTCGCCCGCCGCGAAGAGGCCCGCAAGGCCAGGGACTTTGCCCAGGCCGACGCCCTGCGCGACGAGCTTGCGCTCATGAATCTGCGCCTGGAAGACCACGCCCAGGGCCCGCGCCTCTACATCCAGGAGGCCCGTCCATAA